GCTGTAAGCCGGACAACCCACGGATGCGACGGGATTGATGCAATGAGCGAGCGACCAAACGAGGCCTTCCGCGAAGAGGCTTATGAACTTCTGGCCGAGCTGGAAACGTCCCTCCTTGAATTGGAGGACAATCCCCGCAACATGGATGTCATCGGGCGCGTGTTTCGCGCCATGCACACCATCAAGGGCTCGGGGGCCATGTTCGGCTTCGACGAAATTTCCTCCTTTACACACGAAATCGAAACGGTTTTCGATCTGGTGCGCAACGGCGATATTGCGGTCACCAAGGAAATGGTCGACCTGTGCCTGCTGGCGCGCGATCAGATCAAGACCATGCTTGACGCCGCGGACGGGGGCCCGCAAGTTGATCGCGCCCAGACCGCGGATCTGGTGACGGCGTTTCGCGCATTTCTGCCGCAGATCCCAGAGGCCGCGGCGCGCCCCACGCCCGAAGGGGTCGTTTCAGGTGCGACGGAACAGGCCGATACGCGCACCTGGCGCATCCGCTTTCGCCCCGCGCCGGATATTTTCGCCAACGGCACCAATCCCCTCTCTCTGCTGCGTGAACTCTGCGAACTGGGTGAGGGCCGGGTGGTCGCCCAGACCGATCACATTCCGCCCATCGAGGATCTCAATCCCGAAGCCTGCTACCTCTACTGGGACGTGATTCTCTCGACCAGCGCGGATCGCAACGCCATTGCCGATGTCTTTATCTTCGTCGAGGATGACAGCGAGGTAAAAATCACGGCCATCGACGAGGACGGATGTCTTGACGACGGCGACAGCCGCAAACTGCTCGGCGAAATTCTCGTCGAGCGCGGCGAAATCCAGGCCGCCGACCTCGAGCGGGTGCTGGCCACGCGCAAGCGCCTTGGCGAAATGCTGGTGGAAGACGGCTTGGTCAAACCAGGCGCCATCGCTTCGGCACTGGCCGAACAGCAGGTACTCGACAAGCAGCGTCAGACCCGTCCCCCAGCCGATGCCGCCTCCAGCCTGCGCGTGCCGGCCGAGCGTCTCGACAAGCTGGTCGATCTGGTCGGCGAGCTGGTCACCGTGCAGTCGCGTCTCTCGCAGACCGCCGCTGGCCGCGAGGATACCATCCTGACCGCCGTCGCCGAAGAGGTTGAGCGACTGGTGGAGGAGTTGCGGGATCTGACCCTCAACATTCGCATGCTGCCCATCGGTACCACCTTCAGCAAATTCAAGCGCCTGGTGCGCGACCTTTCCCATGAATTGGGCAAGGAAATCGAGCTGGAAACCTCGGGCGCCGACACCGAACTCGACAAGACCGTCATCGAACGGCTCAACGACCCCCTGGTGCACATCATCCGCAACAGCATCGACCACGGCATCGAAATGCCCGACCTGCGCCAGGTGGCGGGCAAGCGGCGCCAGGGCACCATTCATCTCTCCGCAATCCATTCCGGCGACAGCGTGGTGATTGAAATCCGCGACGACGGCAAAGGCCTCGACCGCGACGCCATCCGCGCCAAGGCCATCGACAAGGGGCTGCTCGACGAGCAGGACGAGCCTTCCGACAACGAGTTGTTCCAGCTCATTTTCGGCGCGGGCTTCTCCACCGCGCAGAACGTGACCAATGTTTCAGGCCGCGGCGTGGGCATGGACGTGGTGCGCCGCGCCATCGAGGCGCTGCGTGGCAGCATCGACATCCGCAGCGAGAAGGGCAAGGGCACCACCATTCGCGTGCGCATTCCCCTGACGCTGGCCATTATCGAGAGCCTGCTGGTGGCCATCGGCAAAGAGCGTTTCGTGCTGCCGCTGTCCCTGGTGGAGGAATGCATCGAACTCACCGCGCAGGATGTGGCCGCCGCCCACGGACGCAACCTGGTGCGGGTGCGCGATCAACTGGTGCCCTATCTGCCCCTGCGCCGCTGGTTTGCCATGGACGCGGCGCGCCCCGACATCGAACAGGTGGTCATCACCACCCTGGAAGGGCGGCGCGTGGGTTTTGTCGTCGATCAGGTCATCGGCGAGCATCAGACGGTGATCAAATCCCTCGGGCGCATGTATCGCGACGTGCAAGGCATCTCCGGCGCCACCATCCTCGGCGACGGCAGCGTGGCCCTGATCCTCGACGTGCCCCAGCTCGTCCACGGCGCGGAGTTGGAAGAGCGCCTGGCAACAGGGCAAAAATAGTCCTGAGTCGCGCGTAGGCGGCGCCACGGACAACTGACAACTGACAACTGACAACTGACAACTGACAACTGACAACGGACAGGAGGCATGACCGTGAGTGAGGACGGCTTCAACGAAACCAACCAGTATCTGACGTTCAAGCTCGACGGCGAAATCTTCGCCCTGGGCATCGCCAAGGTGCGCGAGGTGCTCGACTACACCGCCATCACCAAGGTGCCCAAATCGCCTGATTTCATGCGCGGGGTGATCAACGTGCGCGGCGGGGTGGTGCCGGTCATCGATCTGCGCGTCAAATTCGGCATGGCGCCAACGCCGCAGACCGTCAACACCTGCATCATCATCGTCGAAATCGCCATGGAGGGTGAAACCACCGTGCTTGGCGTGCTCGCCGACCAGGTCGAGGAAGTGCTCGATCTCGACCCCGGCCAGATCGAGCCCGCGCCGCGCATCGGCACGCGCCTGCGCACCGAGTTCATCCAGGGCATGGGTAAGCGTGAGGAGCAG
The window above is part of the Geoalkalibacter ferrihydriticus DSM 17813 genome. Proteins encoded here:
- a CDS encoding chemotaxis protein CheA, with amino-acid sequence MSERPNEAFREEAYELLAELETSLLELEDNPRNMDVIGRVFRAMHTIKGSGAMFGFDEISSFTHEIETVFDLVRNGDIAVTKEMVDLCLLARDQIKTMLDAADGGPQVDRAQTADLVTAFRAFLPQIPEAAARPTPEGVVSGATEQADTRTWRIRFRPAPDIFANGTNPLSLLRELCELGEGRVVAQTDHIPPIEDLNPEACYLYWDVILSTSADRNAIADVFIFVEDDSEVKITAIDEDGCLDDGDSRKLLGEILVERGEIQAADLERVLATRKRLGEMLVEDGLVKPGAIASALAEQQVLDKQRQTRPPADAASSLRVPAERLDKLVDLVGELVTVQSRLSQTAAGREDTILTAVAEEVERLVEELRDLTLNIRMLPIGTTFSKFKRLVRDLSHELGKEIELETSGADTELDKTVIERLNDPLVHIIRNSIDHGIEMPDLRQVAGKRRQGTIHLSAIHSGDSVVIEIRDDGKGLDRDAIRAKAIDKGLLDEQDEPSDNELFQLIFGAGFSTAQNVTNVSGRGVGMDVVRRAIEALRGSIDIRSEKGKGTTIRVRIPLTLAIIESLLVAIGKERFVLPLSLVEECIELTAQDVAAAHGRNLVRVRDQLVPYLPLRRWFAMDAARPDIEQVVITTLEGRRVGFVVDQVIGEHQTVIKSLGRMYRDVQGISGATILGDGSVALILDVPQLVHGAELEERLATGQK
- a CDS encoding chemotaxis protein CheW — its product is MTVSEDGFNETNQYLTFKLDGEIFALGIAKVREVLDYTAITKVPKSPDFMRGVINVRGGVVPVIDLRVKFGMAPTPQTVNTCIIIVEIAMEGETTVLGVLADQVEEVLDLDPGQIEPAPRIGTRLRTEFIQGMGKREEQFIILLDIDRVFSGEELAGVAGGEAEKMAFA